The window GCTGTTGGCCGGTTGTGCCAGTCCTCCGCCTCCGCCCCCTGTAATGCCGCCTCCACCGCCGGAACGTACTTGCCAGGTCATCGAAAACACTGAGGTGTCGGGTGACATGTACGTCGACGAACAAGTCACTCGTCACACCACGACCACCCGTTGCGTCACTCAATAACGCCGGCGGGGCGCAGGTCTCGGGTTGAGCGGATTGTGCTGGTGGCCGATCTGCTCGGCACGGCGGTGTTTGCTGTGGAAGGGGCCATTGCGGCGATGCGCAGTCAGCTCGACTTGCTCGGGGTGATGGTGATTGCGTTTATCGTCGCGCTTGGTGGTGGGGTGACGCGTGATTTGCTGATTGGCGCCACGCCGCCGAACGCGGTGGCCGATTGGCGTTATCCGGCGTTGGCATTTTTCATGGGTGGACTGGCATTCGTGTTCCATGAACAGGTGCTGGGCTGGTCCGGGTCCACGCTGATCGTGCTCGATGCGGCGGGGCTGGCGCTGTTTGCCGTGGCGGGGGCGCAGAAGGCGTTGAATTTCGGCATTACGCCATTTGTAGCCATGCTGATGGGAACGATTACCGGCGTCGGCGGTGGGGTGCTTCGCGACATTGTGCTGGCGCGGATACCGGTGGTGTT of the Pseudomonas sp. Seg1 genome contains:
- a CDS encoding TRIC cation channel family protein produces the protein MADLLGTAVFAVEGAIAAMRSQLDLLGVMVIAFIVALGGGVTRDLLIGATPPNAVADWRYPALAFFMGGLAFVFHEQVLGWSGSTLIVLDAAGLALFAVAGAQKALNFGITPFVAMLMGTITGVGGGVLRDIVLARIPVVLQADLYASSAFTGAAVLIIARRCGVPPVAAALLAGAACLLLRLLSVHFGWQLPKVIDA